A single genomic interval of Streptomyces graminofaciens harbors:
- a CDS encoding LysR family transcriptional regulator — MELDPRRLRVLRAVALRGGVVDAAKVLHLTPSAVSQHLAQLEREVGRPLIDRSRRRAGLTPAGRLLAARAERIEQELAEARRELELLSGRSTGPVTIAAFSSAVCHLLVPALAALARTHPGLEPRVVELEGAEALRELRTGGLDLLVAEYDRDDGPDPDRQGKDLDSAAVADDEYRVVTPADWTPVPRTVRDLAERPWVASPPGTACGRALERISAQYGFTTRRVHECREFPTVLALVRAGLGAAVVPTLALADAPPETVALPAVPVAGHRRIAAVWRAARSGPEPLTSTLVGALQEAAVGLGLTPASTT, encoded by the coding sequence ATGGAACTGGACCCTCGGCGCCTGCGCGTCCTGCGTGCGGTGGCCCTGCGTGGCGGTGTGGTCGACGCGGCCAAGGTGCTGCATCTGACGCCCTCGGCGGTCTCGCAGCATCTGGCCCAGCTGGAGCGGGAGGTCGGCCGGCCGCTGATCGACCGCTCCCGCCGCCGGGCCGGGCTCACCCCCGCCGGACGGCTGCTGGCCGCCCGCGCCGAGCGCATCGAGCAGGAACTCGCCGAGGCCCGCCGTGAACTGGAGCTGCTGTCCGGCCGTTCGACCGGCCCGGTGACGATCGCCGCGTTCTCCTCCGCCGTCTGCCATCTGCTGGTCCCGGCGCTCGCCGCCCTTGCCCGCACCCACCCCGGTCTGGAGCCGAGGGTGGTCGAACTGGAGGGCGCCGAGGCGCTGCGCGAGCTGCGCACCGGAGGGCTCGATCTGCTGGTCGCCGAGTACGACCGCGACGACGGGCCCGACCCCGACCGGCAGGGCAAGGACCTGGACTCCGCCGCCGTGGCCGACGACGAGTACCGGGTCGTCACGCCCGCCGACTGGACCCCCGTGCCGCGCACGGTCCGGGATCTCGCCGAACGCCCGTGGGTCGCGAGCCCGCCCGGCACCGCCTGCGGTCGCGCCCTGGAACGGATCTCCGCGCAGTACGGCTTCACCACGCGCCGCGTCCACGAGTGCCGGGAGTTCCCGACCGTACTGGCCCTGGTGCGGGCCGGGCTCGGCGCGGCCGTCGTACCGACTCTCGCCCTCGCCGACGCCCCGCCCGAGACGGTCGCGCTCCCGGCCGTCCCGGTCGCGGGTCACCGCCGGATCGCCGCGGTGTGGCGCGCCGCCCGCTCCGGCCCCGAGCCGCTGACGTCCACGCTGGTCGGAGCGCTCCAGGAGGCCGCGGTGGGACTCGGACTCACGCCCGCGTCGACGACTTGA
- a CDS encoding response regulator produces the protein MGDVGVGADERIRVLLADDQTLVRAAFAMLVESARDMEVVGQAGSGREAVELARSARADLVVMDLRMPDLDGIEATRLIAADEDLAGVRVLVLTTYDTDEHVVEALRAGASGFLVKDTKPAELLDAIRTVAAGDALLSPGPTARLIARLLRAPAVPVGSSEAGPDGLSDREKQVLTLVARGLNNTEIAETLGLSPLTAKTHVSRIMGKLGVRDRAQLVIVGYESGLVTPGEAGAGG, from the coding sequence ATGGGTGACGTGGGCGTCGGTGCCGACGAACGCATTCGCGTACTCCTCGCCGACGATCAGACCCTTGTACGCGCCGCCTTCGCCATGCTCGTGGAGTCGGCGCGGGACATGGAGGTCGTCGGGCAGGCGGGGAGCGGACGGGAGGCGGTGGAGCTGGCGCGCAGCGCGCGGGCCGATCTGGTCGTCATGGATCTGCGGATGCCCGACCTCGACGGCATCGAGGCGACCCGGCTGATCGCGGCGGACGAGGATCTCGCGGGCGTACGGGTTCTCGTCCTCACCACGTACGACACCGACGAGCATGTGGTGGAGGCCCTGCGGGCCGGGGCGTCCGGGTTTCTGGTGAAGGACACGAAGCCGGCGGAACTCCTGGACGCGATCCGTACGGTGGCTGCCGGTGACGCTCTGCTCTCGCCCGGTCCCACGGCCCGGCTGATCGCCCGGTTGCTGCGGGCCCCCGCCGTGCCGGTGGGGTCGTCGGAGGCCGGGCCGGACGGTCTGTCCGACCGGGAGAAGCAGGTCCTGACGCTGGTGGCGCGCGGCCTGAACAACACCGAGATCGCGGAGACGTTGGGGTTGAGCCCGCTCACCGCGAAGACGCATGTCAGCCGGATCATGGGCAAGCTGGGGGTACGGGATCGGGCGCAGTTGGTGATCGTGGGGTATGAGTCGGGGTTGGTGACGCCGGGGGAGGCCGGGGCGGGCGGCTGA
- a CDS encoding M15 family metallopeptidase — MPSIILMNDPEVARVPVRDCEEPLVDLRELPFVTVDPRQADAEGAYALIREGVAWRLARAARLLPDGLRLLVTEGYRPLSLQIHYFESYAAELRRANPDWSEEHLRTQTSRSLSPPEIGPHVAGAAVDLTLCTATGEELDMGTAVDASPEESDLACYTDAPNISDTARHNRRVLSAALGTAGLVNYPTEWWHWSYGDRYWALMTGAPTALYGPADPLR, encoded by the coding sequence ATGCCCTCGATCATTCTGATGAACGACCCCGAGGTCGCCCGCGTCCCCGTCCGGGACTGCGAGGAACCCCTCGTCGATCTGCGGGAGTTGCCCTTCGTGACGGTGGACCCCCGGCAGGCCGACGCCGAGGGTGCCTACGCACTGATCCGCGAGGGCGTCGCCTGGCGGCTGGCCCGCGCCGCACGTCTGCTTCCCGACGGTCTGCGCCTCCTCGTCACCGAGGGCTACCGTCCGCTCTCCCTCCAGATCCACTATTTCGAGTCGTACGCCGCCGAGCTGCGGCGCGCCAACCCCGACTGGTCCGAGGAGCACCTGCGCACCCAGACCAGCCGTTCCCTCTCCCCGCCGGAGATCGGCCCGCATGTCGCCGGGGCCGCCGTGGACCTGACCCTGTGCACGGCCACGGGCGAGGAACTCGACATGGGGACGGCGGTCGACGCGAGCCCCGAGGAGAGCGACCTCGCCTGCTACACCGACGCCCCGAACATCTCCGACACGGCCCGCCACAACCGCCGCGTCCTGTCCGCCGCGCTCGGCACGGCGGGGCTGGTCAACTACCCCACCGAGTGGTGGCACTGGTCGTACGGGGACCGGTACTGGGCCCTGATGACGGGCGCGCCGACGGCCCTCTACGGCCCGGCGGACCCGCTCCGTTAG
- a CDS encoding MMPL family transporter translates to MGPVEPGSPTRTSTAARRRTVPWLVLGLWVVLLAVVAPFAAKLSDVQHDRAVDYLPASADSTQVAKIQEQLPGGETTELVLVYHRDGGLTAADEKAAADQVAAIADRHRLVAEPRGVPSKDGTTLMYPVASTEPGTDEKKRDALVDDVREVARSEGGLTVEVGGSGALATDASKVYESLGGPLLYTTVAVVAVLLILIYRSPVLWLVPLVVAGIADYMSMGAAYGLNQAFGTTVSGQSSGVMTILVFGAGTDYALLLVSRYREELRRVERPYDAMKVALRGCGPAVLASSGTVAAGLLCLLAADLNSSRGMGPLGTLGVLCALVAMLTLLPALLVLLGRRVFWPLVPAFGSAPKQRRSLFSAMGSSAGRRPLAVLAGGAVLLGALALGAFNLPGSLKQEDSFVDKPEAVAAMESLAKAFPEQSTQPISVIAPTGRAEAALATIRENDGVATAESGRSGDGWTEITVTAKSAPQSAAETATIKSLREELKGSYVGGPSAEQLDLRDTNDRDRLVVVPIVLLSVFLILVALLRSLVAPLLLVVAVVAVWGAALGIGGLVFGPVLGIEGTDPGLGLLSFVFLVALGVDYGIFLMHRMREECLGGAEPGAAALTALRTTGGVIASAGLVLAATFAVLLNMGLVQLVELGFVIAVGVLLDTFLVRTYLVTSASVALGRKVWWPGRLSRAPEPPPGETRVRERAVVG, encoded by the coding sequence ATGGGGCCCGTAGAGCCCGGAAGTCCTACTCGGACGAGTACCGCCGCCCGTCGCCGAACCGTGCCCTGGCTGGTGCTCGGGCTGTGGGTGGTGCTGCTCGCCGTCGTCGCGCCCTTCGCGGCGAAGCTGTCCGATGTGCAGCACGACCGTGCCGTCGACTACCTCCCGGCGAGCGCCGACTCCACCCAAGTGGCGAAGATCCAGGAGCAGTTGCCCGGCGGCGAGACCACCGAGCTGGTGCTCGTCTACCACCGGGACGGCGGGCTCACGGCGGCGGACGAGAAGGCCGCGGCCGACCAGGTCGCCGCGATCGCCGACCGGCACCGGCTGGTCGCCGAACCGCGGGGGGTTCCGTCGAAGGACGGGACCACGCTCATGTACCCGGTCGCCAGTACCGAGCCCGGCACGGACGAGAAGAAGCGGGACGCGCTCGTCGACGACGTACGCGAAGTCGCCCGCAGCGAGGGCGGGTTGACCGTCGAGGTCGGCGGCTCCGGGGCCCTCGCCACCGACGCGAGCAAGGTGTACGAGTCGCTCGGCGGGCCCCTGCTGTACACGACCGTCGCAGTCGTCGCCGTCCTGCTGATCCTCATCTACCGCAGCCCGGTGCTGTGGCTGGTCCCGCTCGTCGTCGCCGGGATCGCCGACTACATGTCCATGGGTGCCGCGTACGGCCTCAACCAGGCCTTCGGGACGACCGTCTCCGGGCAGAGCTCCGGTGTGATGACCATCCTCGTCTTCGGCGCGGGCACGGACTACGCCCTGCTGCTCGTCTCCCGCTACCGCGAGGAACTCCGGCGCGTGGAACGGCCGTACGACGCCATGAAAGTCGCCCTGCGCGGCTGCGGGCCCGCCGTGCTCGCCTCCTCCGGGACGGTCGCCGCCGGGCTGCTGTGCCTGCTCGCCGCCGACCTCAACAGCAGCCGGGGCATGGGCCCGCTCGGCACGCTCGGGGTGCTGTGCGCGCTCGTCGCCATGCTGACCCTGCTGCCCGCGCTCCTCGTCCTGCTGGGCCGGCGCGTGTTCTGGCCGCTCGTCCCGGCGTTCGGCAGCGCGCCGAAGCAGCGGCGGAGCCTGTTCTCCGCGATGGGCAGCTCCGCCGGGCGGCGGCCGCTGGCCGTGCTCGCGGGCGGGGCCGTCCTGCTCGGCGCCCTAGCGCTCGGCGCGTTCAACCTGCCCGGCTCGCTCAAGCAGGAGGACTCCTTCGTCGACAAGCCCGAGGCCGTCGCGGCGATGGAGAGCCTGGCGAAGGCGTTCCCCGAGCAGAGCACCCAGCCGATCAGCGTGATCGCGCCGACCGGGCGGGCGGAGGCCGCCCTCGCCACCATCCGGGAGAACGACGGGGTCGCCACCGCCGAGTCCGGGCGCAGCGGGGACGGCTGGACCGAGATCACCGTCACCGCGAAGAGCGCCCCGCAGTCGGCCGCCGAGACCGCGACCATCAAATCTTTGCGTGAGGAGCTGAAGGGTTCGTACGTCGGCGGGCCGAGCGCCGAGCAGCTCGACCTGCGGGACACCAACGACCGGGACCGGCTCGTCGTCGTACCGATCGTGCTGCTGTCGGTGTTCCTCATCCTCGTGGCGCTGCTGCGCAGCCTGGTCGCGCCGCTGCTGCTCGTCGTCGCCGTGGTCGCGGTGTGGGGGGCCGCGCTCGGCATCGGCGGGCTCGTCTTCGGACCGGTGCTCGGCATCGAGGGCACCGACCCCGGGCTCGGACTGCTCTCCTTCGTCTTCCTCGTCGCCCTCGGCGTCGACTACGGCATCTTCCTCATGCACCGGATGCGCGAGGAGTGCCTGGGCGGGGCCGAACCGGGCGCCGCCGCGCTCACCGCGCTGCGCACGACGGGCGGGGTGATCGCCTCCGCCGGGCTCGTCCTGGCCGCGACCTTCGCCGTACTGCTCAACATGGGGCTCGTCCAGCTCGTCGAGCTGGGCTTCGTCATCGCGGTGGGCGTGCTGCTCGACACCTTCCTCGTCCGTACGTACCTCGTGACCAGCGCGAGTGTGGCGCTCGGGCGGAAGGTGTGGTGGCCGGGCCGGCTGTCGCGGGCGCCCGAGCCGCCGCCCGGGGAGACGCGGGTGCGGGAGCGCGCCGTTGTCGGCTGA
- a CDS encoding sensor histidine kinase has protein sequence MRSGPGVGSGPGVGSGLADRIRTAAGRDVLRYDTCLAAVLAVADCVIALYVPGDGRRPDGLGMALLLAVHVPLVWRRRRPMLALWVLVVLVAPYHALDNNHPAAVAPAMVALYSVAVAGTARRTLVAGTAVVGVTLAVNALFTPHQIPEFLRISGWIVSVLIFGVYVRIHRQYVASVLERAERAERTREEEARRRVAEERLRIARDLHDLLAHSITLVGVQTSVAAHVLAADPDRLDRAAVAKALDDIAETCRTARGELRGTLEVLREGERGGGGIGARGPLPGLDGVPDLVGAARAAGARVEVEVTVDDVPPGVGAAAYRIVQEALTNAVRHGGEGVGIRVWLRGGGGVLRVAVLDDGAGAAGQVDAEGSSGWDSSGSDSSGSGFSGSGSSGFGLVGMRERARSVGGTVDAGPRAEGGFGVEAVLPLGTGEGWTR, from the coding sequence ATGAGGTCGGGTCCGGGGGTGGGGTCGGGTCCGGGGGTGGGGTCGGGCCTCGCCGACAGGATCCGTACGGCGGCGGGGCGCGACGTGCTGCGGTACGACACCTGCCTGGCCGCCGTGCTGGCCGTCGCGGACTGCGTGATCGCCCTGTACGTCCCGGGGGACGGCCGCAGGCCCGACGGACTCGGCATGGCGCTGCTGCTCGCCGTGCATGTGCCGCTCGTGTGGCGGCGGCGCCGACCGATGCTCGCGCTCTGGGTACTGGTGGTCCTGGTCGCCCCGTACCACGCGCTCGACAACAACCACCCCGCCGCCGTCGCACCGGCCATGGTGGCGCTCTACTCGGTCGCGGTGGCCGGCACGGCCCGCCGCACTCTCGTTGCCGGGACCGCGGTCGTCGGCGTGACGCTGGCGGTGAACGCGTTGTTCACGCCCCACCAGATCCCGGAGTTCCTCCGTATCTCCGGCTGGATCGTCTCCGTACTGATCTTCGGCGTATACGTCCGCATCCATCGCCAGTACGTCGCCTCCGTCCTCGAACGCGCCGAGCGCGCGGAACGCACCCGCGAGGAGGAGGCCCGCCGCCGGGTGGCCGAGGAACGGTTGCGGATCGCCCGTGACCTGCACGATCTGCTCGCGCACAGCATCACCCTGGTCGGCGTCCAGACGTCCGTCGCCGCGCACGTCCTGGCCGCCGACCCCGACCGCCTCGACCGGGCGGCCGTCGCCAAGGCGCTGGACGACATCGCCGAGACCTGCCGTACCGCCCGCGGCGAACTGCGCGGCACGCTGGAGGTGTTGCGGGAGGGTGAGCGGGGTGGTGGCGGCATCGGGGCACGTGGCCCCCTGCCCGGTCTGGACGGCGTCCCCGACCTGGTGGGCGCGGCCCGGGCGGCCGGGGCGCGGGTCGAGGTCGAGGTGACGGTGGACGACGTACCGCCCGGGGTGGGCGCCGCCGCGTACCGGATCGTGCAGGAGGCGCTGACCAACGCGGTTCGGCACGGGGGAGAGGGCGTGGGGATACGGGTGTGGTTGCGGGGCGGGGGAGGGGTGTTGCGGGTGGCGGTGCTGGACGACGGGGCGGGTGCCGCCGGCCAGGTGGACGCGGAAGGGTCCTCCGGCTGGGATTCCTCCGGCTCGGATTCCTCCGGCTCCGGTTTCTCCGGCTCTGGTTCCTCCGGCTTCGGGCTGGTCGGTATGCGTGAGCGGGCGCGGAGTGTGGGTGGCACGGTGGACGCCGGGCCTCGGGCGGAGGGTGGGTTCGGGGTGGAGGCGGTCTTGCCGTTGGGGACGGGGGAGGGGTGGACGCGATGA
- a CDS encoding dihydrodipicolinate synthase family protein yields the protein MTVLAAPLTGVVPPVCTPLTPEGEVDVPSLVRLVDHLVGSGVSALFVLGSSSEAAYLTDARRRRVVETVGAHVAGQLPVLAGVIDMTTPRVLDHVRSVTEAGANAVVATAPFYTSTHPAEIARHFRLLASRSPVPVFAYDIPVSVHSKLSAEVVLELAAERALAGLKDSSGDLAGFRAVVTGARTDAGVTGFTVLTGSELVVDAALAMGADGAVPGLANVDPAGYVRLHRLCRAGDWERARAEQERLCELFGMVRLGAQTGRMGGSSSALGAFKAALYLRGVIACPVTAEPQVGLSDGEIEGVGKFLARAGLL from the coding sequence ATGACCGTCCTCGCCGCCCCGCTGACCGGTGTCGTCCCGCCCGTCTGCACCCCGCTGACACCGGAGGGCGAGGTGGATGTGCCGTCGCTGGTGCGCCTGGTCGACCATCTGGTGGGCAGTGGCGTGTCGGCGCTGTTCGTCCTCGGTTCGTCGTCGGAGGCGGCGTATCTGACGGACGCGCGGCGGCGCCGGGTCGTCGAGACGGTGGGCGCTCATGTGGCGGGGCAACTGCCGGTGCTGGCCGGGGTGATCGACATGACGACGCCAAGGGTCCTGGACCACGTCAGGTCGGTGACGGAGGCCGGCGCGAACGCCGTCGTCGCGACGGCCCCCTTCTACACCAGCACCCACCCCGCCGAGATCGCCCGCCACTTCCGCCTGCTCGCGTCCCGTTCACCCGTCCCCGTCTTCGCGTACGACATCCCTGTCTCCGTCCACAGCAAGCTGAGCGCGGAGGTGGTACTGGAGCTGGCGGCGGAGAGGGCGCTGGCCGGGCTGAAGGACTCCAGCGGCGACCTGGCCGGGTTCCGAGCGGTCGTCACGGGTGCGCGTACCGACGCGGGCGTCACCGGATTCACCGTCCTCACCGGGTCCGAGCTGGTCGTGGACGCGGCGTTGGCGATGGGGGCGGACGGGGCGGTGCCGGGTCTGGCGAACGTGGACCCTGCCGGGTACGTACGCCTGCACCGACTTTGCCGGGCCGGGGACTGGGAGCGGGCTCGGGCCGAACAGGAGCGGTTGTGTGAGCTGTTCGGCATGGTGAGGCTCGGGGCGCAGACGGGGCGTATGGGCGGTAGCTCGTCGGCGTTGGGCGCGTTCAAGGCGGCGTTGTATCTGCGGGGGGTGATCGCGTGCCCGGTGACGGCGGAGCCTCAGGTGGGGTTGTCCGACGGGGAGATCGAGGGGGTGGGCAAGTTTTTGGCGAGGGCGGGTCTGCTGTGA
- a CDS encoding protein-tyrosine phosphatase family protein — MTDPWNPTDPGVLRLPSGRLVRGRGLRNPLPDGPPPTYAVHLLGKQPPEVPWESHWLRWPDFRLPADRARAAEVFRDAWKRTDSDRVEFACGGGRGRTGTALACLAVLDGVPPEEAVAYVRRNYDRHAVETPWQRRYVRGFRDY, encoded by the coding sequence ATGACCGACCCCTGGAACCCGACCGACCCCGGCGTACTGCGGCTGCCCTCCGGCCGACTGGTGCGCGGCCGGGGCCTCAGAAACCCGCTGCCGGACGGCCCGCCCCCCACATACGCCGTCCACCTGCTCGGCAAGCAGCCGCCCGAAGTTCCCTGGGAGTCCCACTGGTTGCGCTGGCCCGACTTCCGACTGCCCGCCGACCGGGCGCGGGCCGCGGAGGTCTTCCGGGACGCCTGGAAGCGGACCGACAGCGACCGCGTCGAGTTCGCCTGCGGCGGCGGCCGCGGCCGCACCGGAACGGCCCTGGCCTGTCTGGCGGTTCTGGACGGCGTACCGCCGGAGGAGGCGGTGGCGTACGTACGCAGGAACTACGACCGGCATGCGGTGGAGACGCCGTGGCAGCGGAGGTATGTGCGGGGCTTCCGGGACTACTGA